GTGACATTGGTATGGTGTTAGAATGGCACTGGAATGGTGCTGGAATGGCATGGGAATGGCACTAGAGTGTTGCTGGAATGATACTGGAATAGCACAGGAAGGGCTTTGTAATGGTACTGGAGTAACATTGGAATGGCCTTGGAGTGGCATGGAAGTGGTTCTGGAATGGCACTGAAATGGCATTGGAATTCCACTGGAATGGCATGGGAATGGCACTGGAATGGCACTGGAATGACATTGGAATAGCACTGGAATTGCACTGGAATGGTCCTGGAATACCATTGGAATGGCACTGGAATGGCACTGGAGTAACATTGGAATGGCATTGGAGTGGCATGGGATTGCTGGTGCAATGGCACTGAAATGGCATTGGAATGGCACAGGAATAGCATTAGAATGACATGGGAATGACGTTGGAATGGCACTGGAATGACATTGGAATGACATTGGAATGGCACTGGAACGACATTGGAATGGCACTGGAATGGCATTGGAATGGCACTGGAACGGCATTGGAATGGCACTGGAACGGCATTGGAATGGCACTGGAACGGCATTGGAATGGCACTGAAATGACATTGGAATGGCACTGGAATGGCATTGGAATGGCACTGGAATGGCATTGGAATGGCTTTGGAATAGCTTTGGAATGTCATTGGAAAGGTGCTGGAAAGGCACAGGAATATCACTGGAATGGTACTGGAATGGGATTTTGCTGCTGTTTGGCTTCCAGAGTGTTCGTCCTTCTCCTCTCCACCTGACAAGAGCAAGCATTTGTGTACAGAAAAATGAgggtttattcatttattctttacaCCGATAGTCAGGAGAATGTGAGATGGGGAGGATAGACGGAGCATTGTATTTTTTCTATTGGATTTAACAAGATGCTATCTCTCACCGTACAGCTGTTCTGACACATTTTATAGTGCGTTACCGAGACAGAAGATGACAAGGATAGAAAAACCCCCAGATAACACACTCGCTCCTTCTTTCAGGGTAAGCGGAGATGCAGTTGAGGTGCTGCTGTAGATGTATGTGTTTGAGTAACTCAGTGAGACGgaggagaagtgtgtgtgtgtatgtgtgtgtgtgtgtgtgtgttggggtctGATCATGACTTATTCATCATCCGTCCTCCGGCTGTTGGATATGTTTCAGCTGGAGTCAGACGGGTGTTTATGTGGGTGGAGGACAAGAAAAATATTCACTCTGTGGGTGTAAATCAATCCAtaaatcagattattattattttttcagattTAGTTTTTATTGTTGTCAATTAAATTTGAATCCCATGACTACTACAGAACCTTTAACCCTCAACCTTTAACCTGTAACTGCTCAGATCTGGACTGAActctgtcccaatttttttctGGAGAAACTTctatgctgtttaaaaaaattttcattaatttttttatttatttttcatgataTAAAACCAGATATCTGAGCAAATACTGCCTTAAAACATTGCACTGCATAAGATTTGACATATTTTCTGAATTCCAGATATTTATAGTCACTTTACAATTGCGTAGTGTGTGTTAGGTGGTATGTTTTACGTGGTGTGTCTTATGTGGGGTGTGTTAGGTGATATGGGTTAGGTGGTGTGTGTTAGGTAGTGTGTTACATGGTGTTTGTTACGTGGTGTGTGTTATGTGGTGTTTGTTAGGTGGTGTGTATTATGTGGTAGGTGTTACGTGGTGTGTTTTATGTGGTATGTGTTAGGTGGTGTGTgttatgtggtgtgtgttaggtggtgtgtgttgggCGTCGTGTGTTAGGTGTTGTGTGTTAGGTGGTGTGTGTTACGTGGTGTATGTATTTGGTGGTGTGTGTTACGTGGTGTGTTACATGGTGTTTGTTATGTGGTGTTTGTTAGGTGGTGTGTGttacgtggtgtgtgtgttaggtggtATGTTTTATGTGGTGTTTGTTAGGTGGTGTGTGTTACgtggtgtgtgttaggtgtTTTGTGTTAGGTGGTGTCTGTTACGTGGTGTGTGTTAGGTGGTGTGTGTtacatggtgtgtgttgggcGTTGTGTGTTACGTGGTGTGTgttatgtggtgtgtgttacgtggtgtgtgtgttaggtggtgtgtgttacgtgatgtgtgtgttaggtggtgtgtgttacgtggtgtgtgttatgtggtgtgtgttaggtgGTGTGTGTTAGGTGGTGTGTTACATGGTGTGTTAGGTGGTGTGTGTTACGTGATGTGTGTGTTACGTGGTGTGTgttatgtggtgtgtgttaggtgGTGTGTGTTAGGTGGTGTGTTACATGGTGTGTTAGGTGGTGTGTGTTAGGTGGTGTGTGTTAGGTGGTGTGTTACATGGTGTGTTAGGTGGTGTGTGTTACGTGGTGTGTGTTACGTGGTGTGTGTTGCGTTATGTGTGTTGCGTTATGTGTgttatgtggtgtgtgttaggtggtgtgtgtgttaggtggtATGTGttacgtggtgtgtgtgttaggtggtgtgtgttacgtggtgtgtgttatgtggtgtgtgttaggtgGTGTGTGTTAGGTGGTGTGTTACATGGTGTGTTAGGTGGTTTGTGTTACGTGGTGTGTGttacgtggtgtgtgtgttaggtggtgtgtgttatgtggtgtgtgttatgtggtgtgtgttgcgttatgtgtgttatgtggtgtgtgttatgtggtgtgtgttaggtgGTGTGCATTGGTGTATTGAAGGTTTTGGCATCTGTAGCAGCCAGAGAACAGAAATTGAAACTGGCAGCTTTGGCACTGTGGCACAACTGCCTGccaaacccaaaacacactaccaCGCCAGTGAGGGAGCCTCAGCTCCCCTACGTttacccccaaacacacacacacacacacacacacacacacacacaccggccaGCCAAATGTCTACTGAAAGGGGTGATGAGATGGTAATAGGCAATGTAGAGGAAAAGCTccatgtttaaactgagaacAAAGCTGGTGTTTACAGGGAGGCAAAAATGATCAGAGAGAGGAGAACAAGACAGAtacagaagagaaagacagatacagaagagagagacagatgcagaagagaaagacagatacagaagagagagacagatgcagaagagaaagacagatacagaagagagagacagatgcagaagagaaagacagacacagaagagagagagacagatacagaagagagagagacagattcagaagagaaagacagacacagaagagagagacagattcagaagagaaagacagacacagaagaGAAAGCCAGatacagaagagagagacagatgcagaagagagagacagatgcagaagagaaagacagacacagaagagagagacagatgcagaagagagagacagatgcagaagagagagagaaacagatgcagaagagaaagacagacacagaagagagagacagattcagaagagagaaagacagatacagaagagagaaagacagatacagaagagagagacagatgcagaagagagagagacagatgcagaagagagagacagatacagaagagagagacagatacagaagagagagacagatgcagaagagaaagacagacacagaagagaaagacagatacagaagagagagagacagattcagaagagagagagacagattcagaagagagagacagatgcagaagagagagagagacagatacagaagagagaaagacagatgcagaagagagagacagatacagaagagagagagacagatgcagaagagagagacagatgcagaagagagagagatacagaagagagagagacagatgcagaagagagagatacagaagagagagagagaccgatgcagaagagagagacagatgcaggagagagagagaaacagatgcaaaagagagagagagacacagaagagagagacagatgcacaCAGACATGGCCAGAGATATTCAGAGTGCCCGAGCtcaataaatgaaaagaagtaAAGAGGAAGTTGCTCCAGTGTTCCGTTTCTACCCGTTACACTGTCTGTAGCAGGAACACACACTCGACTATGTGCACGACTGTCTGGAACGGTAACATACAGAAGACTAAGACCATTATCGATCGCTACTGACACTTAGTGACTTCTAATAACTTCCAATGACATTTAATATGTAGTGACCACTAATGGCCTCTAATGTTC
This genomic interval from Ictalurus furcatus strain D&B chromosome 2, Billie_1.0, whole genome shotgun sequence contains the following:
- the LOC128617182 gene encoding trichohyalin-like encodes the protein MIRERRTRQIQKRKTDTEERDRCRRERQIQKRETDAEEKDRYRRERQMQKRKTDTEERETDTEERETDSEEKDRHRRERQIQKRKTDTEEKARYRRERQMQKRETDAEEKDRHRRERQMQKRETDAEEREKQMQKRKTDTEERDRFRREKDRYRREKDRYRRERQMQKRERQMQKRETDTEERDRYRRERQMQKRKTDTEEKDRYRRERDRFRRERDRFRRERQMQKRERDRYRREKDRCRRERQIQKRERQMQKRETDAEEREIQKRERQMQKREIQKRERDRCRRERQMQERERNRCKRERETQKRETDAHRHGQRYSECPSSINEKK